A region of Plectropomus leopardus isolate mb chromosome 16, YSFRI_Pleo_2.0, whole genome shotgun sequence DNA encodes the following proteins:
- the pgm3 gene encoding phosphoacetylglucosamine mutase has product MAQFQEVSKQSALHPKPAGLVLQYGTAGFRTNAKHLDHIMFRMGLLATLRSKKTRATIGVMVTASHNPEEDNGVKLVDPMGEMVTPTWEGYATQLANAEQEDLLAALKDIIEKEAINMSQEANVFVGKDTRSSSASLSQAVLDGVSALDGHSKDYGLVTTPQLHYMVCCQNTQGKYGEATVEGYYKKLCQAFIQLTKNASNCTDDQKHLSVDGANGIGALKVREMESHLKKELHISLFNDGSEGKLNHQCGADFVKVQQKPPTGIKMNPGERCCSFDGDADRIVYYYADSEGQFHLLDGDKIATLISTFLKELLTQAGLDLKIAVVQTAYANGSSTNYLENTMKVIVRCTKTGVKHLHHAAQEFDIGVYFEANGHGTVLFSKSAEEKIQQLAEDSGTDDERKRAALLLQNTINVINQTVGDAISDMLLIEAILAIKGLTVQQWDAIYSDLPNRQLKVKVSDRRVIDTTDAERRAVSPAGLQETIDSLVKNYRQARSFVRPSGTEDVVRVYAEAETQESADALAHEVSLAVYRLAGGVGDEPKPLH; this is encoded by the exons ATGGCCCAGTTTCAGGAAGTATCAAAGCAGTCCGCTCTGCACCCGAAGCCTGCAGGGTTGGTTTTGCAGTACGGTACCGCTGGTTTCAGGACCAACGCCAAACACCTGGACCACATCATGTTCAGGATGGGACTGCTGGCCACTCTCCGCTCCAAGAAGACCAGAGCCACCATCGGAGTCATGGTCACCGCATCGCACAACCCTGAG GAGGACAACGGGGTGAAGCTGGTCGACCCCATGGGTGAAATGGTGACGCCGACATGGGAGGGCTATGCCACCCAGCTGGCCAACGCTGAGCAGGAAGATTTGCTCGCTGCTCTGAAGGACATTATAGAGAAGGAGGCCATAAACATGAGCCAGGAGGCTAACGTGTTCGTGGGCAAAGACACCAG AAGCAGCAGTGCCAGCCTTTCACAGGCAGTACTGGACGGAGTATCTGCACTCGATGGTCACAGCAAAG ATTATGGTTTGGTGACGACCCCACAGCTGCACTACATGGTTTGCTGTCAGAACACACAGGGTAAATACGGAGAAGCCACAGTGGAAGGATACTATAAGAAGCTCTGCCAAGCTTTCATTCAGCTCACGAAGAAC GCGTCTAATTGCACAGATGACCAGAAGCACCTCTCTGTGGATGGTGCTAATGGTATTGGGGCTCTAAAGGTGCGTGAGATGGAGAGTCACCTGAAGAAGGAGCTGCACATATCGCTGTTCAACGACGGCAGTGAAGGAAAGCTCAACCACCAGTGTGGAGCTGACTTTGTCAAAGTGCAGCAAAAGCCTCCAACAG GCATTAAGATGAACCCGGGGGAGCGCTGCTGTTCCTTTGACGGTGACGCTGACCGAATAGTTTACTACTACGCTGACTCTGAAGGACAGTTTCACCTGCTGGATGGAGATAAAATCGCCACTCTCATCAGCACTTTTCTGAAAGAGCTGCTCACACAG gCTGGTTTAGACTTGAAGATAGCAGTAGTACAAACTGCTTATGCAAACGGAAGCTCAACAAACTATTTGGAAAACACTATGAAG GTGATAGTGAGGTGTACTAAAACTGGAGTGAAGCACCTTCATCATGCAGCCCAGGAGTTTGACATTGGTGTTTACTTTGAGGCCAACGGTCACGGCACT GTGTTGTTCAGTAAATCAGCTGAAGAGAAGATCCAGCAGCTGGCAGAGGACTCCGGCACCGACGACGAGAGGAAGAGAGCAGCGCTCCTGCTGCAGAACACCATCAACGTCATCAACCAG ACTGTAGGTGATGCCATTTCTGACATGCTGCTGATTGAGGCCATATTGGCCATCAAGGGTTTGACTGTCCAGCAGTGGGACGCCATCTACAGTGACCTGCCGAACAGGCAGCTCAAAGTCAAG GTGTCAGACCGCAGGGTCATAGACACGACAGATGCAGAGAGACGAGCAGTGAGCCCGGCAGGACTGCAGGAGACCATTGACAGTTTAGTGAAGAACTACAGACAGGCCCGTTCCTTTGTGAGACCCTCCGGCACCGAGGACGTGGTGAGAGTTTACGCTGAAGCAGAGACACAG GAGAGTGCTGATGCCCTGGCACATGAAGTCAGCCTTGCAGTTTATCGTCTTGCAGGGGGAGTCGGGGACGAACCCAAACCACTGCACTAG
- the ngs gene encoding LOW QUALITY PROTEIN: notochord granular surface (The sequence of the model RefSeq protein was modified relative to this genomic sequence to represent the inferred CDS: deleted 2 bases in 2 codons), translated as MSRSPERMSSYRRHFEGTFTGPPAFQLRVSSPSPPTRRDTRHRSASYTRSGGMMGRRALSDKARMTSSVSMGALCFGMSIGLGPKLDLEAAAAENQAFMSTRSSERQEMVALNDRLAAYIEKVRNLESQNKLLEAEIEVLKSRHVRPSGLRQLYESQLRELNKDAEKMKIQRDMSLAAKEAMLGQLDTLKAKYDDAVGARKKTELDIENLRPDVDRATSARIALEKQLENLEAELAFLQRVHKEEIEELVQQIYSATAKVDVSFGLPDMSSALRQIQSQYDSIAAQNLQEMDTWYRTKFQDLTDASAKHVQSTRSVREEIAGFKKDLLSKERELEVLKTRNEYLQAQIRDGAEKFKKKEEELQERIVAIELDLKLTKEKIALLMREYQDLLNVKMALEIEITTYRKLIEGEDSRLSTMVRNLSLTGGMHLTSSVSVHAASASASASASASDSSASAATSKIDKGPTASTSGKDEKSGGAARVEMSSSDTQTDGSLEEQATELSERKTVLIRTVKTDEDTYESDTQERTITISGAADDTDEE; from the exons ATGAGCCGCAGTCCAGAGAGAATGTCTTCTTACCGCCGGCATTTCGAGGGCACATTTACCGGCCCTCCTGCCTTCCAACTCCGGGTGTCGAGTCCCTCTCCC CCCACCCGCAGGGACACCCGCCACCGGTCGGCCAGCTACACC CGCAGTGGTGGGATGATGGGGCGCAGGGCCCTCTCCGACAAGGCTCGCATGACCAG caGTGTGAGTATGGGAGCGCTGTGCTTTGGTATGTCCATTGGGCTTGGCCCAAAACTGGACCTggaagcagctgcagcagagaacCAGGCCTTCATGTCGACTCGCAGCTCTGAGAGGCAGGAGATGGTGGCCCTCAACGACCGTCTGGCTGCGTACATTGAAAAG GTGCGAAACCTGGAGTCACAAAACAAGCTGCTGGAGGCTGAGATTGAGGTCCTGAAGAGCCGTCATGTCAGACCATCAGGCCTCAGGCAGCTGTACGAGTCTCAGCTGAGAGAGCTCAACAAGGAcgcagagaaaatgaaaatccaGAGG GATATGTCTTTGGCTGCCAAGGAGGCCATGTTGGGCCAGTTGGACACGCTGAAGGCGAAATACGATGACGCTGTGGGAGCTCGCAAAAAGACAGAGCTTGACATTGAAAATCTCCGTCCG GATGTGGATAGAGCAACTTCAGCACGAATCGCGTTGgagaaacagctggaaaacctGGAGGCTGAGCTGGCCTTCCTGCAGAGAGTTCACAAGGAG GAAATTGAGGAGCTGGTGCAGCAGATCTACTCAGCAACCGCTAAGGTGGATGTGAGCTTCGGCCTCCCAGACATGTCCTCTGCTCTCAGGCAGATTCAGTCTCAGTATGACAGCATTGCCGCCCAGAACCTACAG GAAATGGACACTTGGTATCGCACAAAGTTTCAGGACCTGACCGACGCCTCCGCCAAACACGTTCAAAGCACTCGAAGTGTGAGAGAGGAAATCGCAGGCTTTAAGAAGGAT CTACTTAGCAAGGAGCGTgaactggaggtgctgaagACGAGGAACGAGTATTTGCAGGCCCAGATTCGTGATGGAGCAGAAAAATtcaagaagaaggaggaggagctgcag GAGCGTATAGTGGCAATTGAGTTGGATCTGAAGCTAACCAAGGAGAAGATCGCCCTGCTGATGCGGGAATACCAGGACCTGCTGAACGTTAAGATGGCTCTGGAGATTGAGATCACCACCTACAG gaAGTTGATCGAGGGGGAGGACAGCCGTCTGAGCACCATGGTCAGAAACCTGTCCCTGACTGGAGGCATGCATCTCACTTCCAGCGTTAGTGTGCATGCtgcctcagcctcagcctcagcctcagcctcagcctctgATAGCTCCGCCTCTGCAGCCACTTCAAAGATAGACAAAGGCCCCACTGCCTCGACCAGCGGCAAGGATGAGAAATCTGGGGGTGCTGCACGAGTGGAGATGTCCTCCTCAGACACCCAGACCGACGGTAGCTTAGAGGAGCAGGCGACCGAGCTGTCTGAGAGGAAGACCGTCCTCATCAG AACAGTTAAGACAGATGAGGACACTTATGAGAGCGACACACAGGAGCGCACCATCACTATTTCTGGAGCAGCGGACGACACAGATGAAGAATAG
- the ccnc gene encoding cyclin-C, which translates to MAGNFWQSSHYLQWVLDKQDLMKERQKDLKFLSEEEYWKLQIFFANVIQALGEHLKLRQQVIATATVYFKRFYARYSLKSIDPVLMAPTCVFLASKVEEFGVVSNTRLISAATSVLKTRFSYAFPKEFPYRMNHILECEFYLLELMDCCLIVYHPYRPLLQYVQDMGQEDMLLPLAWRIVNDTYRTDLCLLYPPFMIALACLHVACVVQQKDARQWFAELSVDMDKILEIIRVILKLYDQWKNFDDRKEIAAVLNKMPKPKPPPNSESDQSSNGNQSNSYSQS; encoded by the exons ATGGCGGGAAACTTCTGGCAAAGTTCTCATTA TTTGCAGTGGGTTTTGGACAAACAGGATCTGATGAAAGAGCGGCAGAAGGATCTGAAGTTTCTCTCAGAAGAGGAGTACTGGAAGCTGCAGATTTTCTTTGCCAATg TGATCCAGGCTTTGGGGGAACACCTGAAGCTGCGGCAGCAGGTCATCGCCACTGCAACTGTTTACTTCAAACGCTTCTATGCCAG GTATTCCCTGAAAAGTATCGATCCAGTGCTCATGGCTCCTACCTGTGTTTTCCTGGCTTCTAAAGTTGAG GAATTTGGAGTTGTGTCAAATACCAGGCTGATCTCTGCAGCAACATCTGTGT TGAAAACAAGATTTTCCTACGCCTTTCCGAAGGAGTTTCCTTACAGAATGAATCAT atatTAGAATGTGAATTCTACCTGCTGGAGTTGATG gactgCTGCCTGATAGTGTACCACCCTTACAGACCACTGTTGCAGTATGTGCAGGACATGGGACAGGAGGACATGTTGCTGCCTCTGGCCTG GCGAATAGTGAATGACACATACAGGACGGATCTGTGTCTGCTCTACCCTCCCTTCATGATCGCCTTGG CCTGTCTGCATGTCGCCTGTGTGGTTCAGCAGAAAGATGCCCGGCAGTGGTTTGCAGAGCTCTCTGTTGACATGGACAAA aTCCTGGAGATCATCCGTGTCATTCTGAAGCTCTACGACCAGTGGAAAAATTTCGATGACAGAAAGGAGATAGCTGCTGTGCTAAACAAGATGCCAAAACCCAAACCTCCTCCGAACAG TGAGAGCGACCAGAGCTCCAATGGGAACCAAAGTAACTCCTACAGCCAGTCTTAG